One part of the Brevundimonas sp. NIBR11 genome encodes these proteins:
- a CDS encoding AEC family transporter, with product MIALFAGVLPVFILIALGYGLRKTDFLPDASWRPIEKLSINLMYPGFLIPAIWGADLSGGSAGAAGGAAVVAVLIVAAATLLAKPLMTIDGPAFTSVFQGVIRWNSFVFLPVIQASFGAEGLALAAVMIACIIPVTNIACVAVLARWGAGQRGVTPLALTKAMLANPILLACLIGLALNFARVPRLPGISDTLELLGSAALPLGLIIAGAGLSFAEVARRKFTIAGVTFVKLIVMPPLMWGLCILFGGDHLAQGVAMLCGAAPGAAAAYLLARQMGGDAPLMAGVIALTTVISALMIPLLLFVYHLT from the coding sequence ATGATCGCCCTCTTCGCCGGAGTCCTGCCGGTCTTCATTCTAATCGCCCTGGGCTATGGGCTGCGCAAGACCGACTTCCTGCCCGACGCGAGCTGGCGGCCGATCGAGAAGCTGTCCATCAACCTCATGTATCCCGGCTTCCTGATCCCGGCGATCTGGGGCGCGGACCTGTCGGGCGGGAGCGCGGGGGCCGCGGGCGGCGCGGCGGTGGTCGCGGTCCTGATCGTGGCGGCGGCGACGCTTCTGGCCAAGCCGCTGATGACCATCGACGGCCCGGCCTTCACCAGCGTGTTCCAGGGCGTGATCCGCTGGAACAGCTTCGTCTTCCTGCCGGTCATTCAGGCCTCGTTCGGCGCCGAGGGTCTGGCGCTGGCGGCCGTCATGATCGCCTGCATCATCCCCGTCACCAATATCGCTTGCGTCGCCGTGCTCGCGCGCTGGGGCGCGGGACAGCGCGGGGTCACGCCCTTGGCCCTGACCAAGGCCATGCTCGCCAATCCGATCCTTCTGGCCTGTCTGATCGGGCTGGCCCTGAACTTCGCGCGCGTGCCCCGGCTGCCGGGTATTTCGGACACGCTCGAGCTGCTCGGCTCGGCCGCCCTGCCGCTGGGTCTGATCATCGCCGGCGCGGGGCTCAGCTTCGCCGAGGTGGCGCGGCGCAAATTCACGATCGCCGGCGTGACCTTCGTCAAGCTGATCGTCATGCCGCCCCTGATGTGGGGTCTCTGCATCCTGTTCGGCGGCGACCACCTGGCCCAAGGCGTGGCCATGTTGTGCGGCGCGGCGCCCGGAGCGGCGGCGGCCTATCTGCTGGCGCGTCAGATGGGCGGGGATGCGCCGTTGATGGCCGGTGTCATCGCCCTGACCACGGTGATCAGCGCCCTGATGATACCGCTCCTGCTGTTCGTCTATCACCTGACTTGA
- a CDS encoding VOC family protein → MQSDGKLDYLELPSSGIPETKAFYTAAFGWTFVDYGPDYAAFDEGLNGGFDADSDGLKAPLPVLYAQDLPAMLAKVEAAGGTIVRPIFDFPGGQRFHFRDPSGNELAVWSEGG, encoded by the coding sequence ATGCAGAGCGACGGAAAACTCGACTATCTGGAACTGCCCTCCTCCGGCATCCCGGAGACCAAGGCCTTCTATACGGCCGCGTTCGGCTGGACCTTCGTCGACTACGGTCCCGACTATGCCGCGTTCGACGAGGGGCTGAACGGCGGATTTGACGCCGATTCCGACGGACTTAAAGCGCCCCTGCCCGTCCTCTACGCCCAGGACCTTCCGGCCATGCTGGCCAAGGTCGAGGCGGCGGGCGGGACGATCGTCAGGCCGATCTTCGACTTCCCCGGCGGACAGCGGTTCCACTTTCGCGACCCGTCCGGCAACGAGCTGGCGGTCTGGTCCGAAGGCGGATGA
- a CDS encoding alpha/beta hydrolase — MTDLSRRSLLGAAAVTAAAATSVKAQTVAPADPTEVVHLWPNGAPGGENVTVTPIVPERSTDPSFHDRYAQYTTDPILTVLRPERPNGAALLLIPGGGYRWAVLDKEGFDVARVFAAAGVTCFVLRYRLPADGWAAGPNAPLQDAQRALRLIRANAANYGIDPARIASLGASAGGHLAGLLAARQDATYELIDEADAVSHRPDLNILLYPVATMTDPLVHAGSREHLLGPSPTPQQMTEWSLETMDWVGVAPTILIHALDDASVRPENSLQLLTTLRACDVVSEAHLFQEGGHGFGIRLIAGKPAAVWPELVLAFGRRNGWLTA, encoded by the coding sequence ATGACTGATCTCAGCCGTCGTTCCCTTCTCGGCGCGGCGGCTGTGACCGCCGCGGCAGCGACTTCGGTGAAGGCCCAGACCGTGGCTCCCGCCGACCCGACCGAGGTCGTCCATCTGTGGCCGAACGGCGCGCCGGGCGGTGAGAACGTCACCGTCACCCCCATCGTACCGGAACGCTCGACCGACCCGAGCTTCCACGACCGCTACGCCCAGTACACCACCGATCCCATCCTGACCGTCCTGCGGCCCGAACGGCCGAACGGCGCGGCCCTCCTGCTCATTCCCGGCGGCGGCTACCGCTGGGCCGTGCTGGACAAGGAGGGGTTCGATGTCGCCCGGGTCTTCGCGGCCGCCGGCGTCACCTGTTTCGTCCTGCGCTACCGGCTGCCCGCCGACGGCTGGGCCGCCGGGCCGAACGCACCGTTGCAGGACGCCCAGCGGGCGCTGCGCCTGATCCGGGCGAACGCGGCGAACTACGGGATCGATCCGGCTCGGATCGCCAGTCTCGGAGCGTCTGCCGGAGGGCATCTGGCGGGGCTCCTCGCCGCGCGCCAGGACGCTACCTACGAGCTGATCGATGAGGCCGACGCCGTCTCGCACCGGCCCGACCTGAACATCCTGCTCTATCCGGTCGCGACCATGACGGACCCTCTCGTCCACGCCGGATCGCGCGAGCACCTCTTGGGCCCCTCCCCCACGCCTCAGCAGATGACCGAATGGTCGCTGGAGACCATGGACTGGGTCGGCGTCGCCCCGACCATCCTGATCCACGCCCTGGACGACGCCAGCGTGCGGCCGGAAAACAGCCTGCAGCTGCTGACCACGCTGCGCGCCTGCGACGTCGTCAGCGAGGCTCATCTTTTTCAGGAGGGCGGGCACGGCTTCGGCATCCGCCTGATCGCCGGGAAACCCGCCGCCGTCTGGCCGGAGTTGGTGCTGGCCTTCGGTCGTCGGAACGGCTGGCTTACCGCTTAG
- a CDS encoding aspartate carbamoyltransferase catalytic subunit has protein sequence MTQYDDPADLIADRLVPFPKPHFLNAGDLNPPFVLSLLALADACVDLNRQSTKALDLLRGRTVMNLFFENSTRTSSSFEIAAKRLGADVVTMPVGASSVKKGETLIDTAVTLNAMKPDILVVRHGASGAAALLSQKVGCAVVNAGDGRHEHPTQALLDLLSLRRAFGDVGGLTVAICGDIAHSRVARSNVALLSMMGARVRLIGPPTLVPGDADRWGCEVFHDMREGLAGCDVVMMLRLQLERMDGALVPSTREYFRFWGLDREKLAWAAPGAKVMHPGPMNRGVEIDSDVADDLTVSLIQDQVEMGVAARMAVLASLSARLERAA, from the coding sequence ATGACCCAGTACGACGATCCCGCCGATCTCATCGCCGACCGTCTGGTCCCGTTTCCGAAACCCCATTTTCTGAACGCCGGCGACCTGAATCCGCCGTTCGTGCTGAGCCTGCTGGCCCTGGCCGACGCCTGCGTCGACCTGAACCGCCAGTCGACCAAGGCGCTGGACCTGCTGCGCGGCCGCACGGTCATGAACCTTTTCTTCGAGAACTCGACCCGGACCAGCTCCTCGTTCGAGATCGCGGCCAAGCGGCTCGGCGCCGACGTCGTCACCATGCCGGTCGGCGCATCGTCGGTGAAGAAGGGCGAGACCCTGATCGACACCGCGGTCACCCTGAACGCCATGAAGCCGGACATCCTGGTGGTGCGGCACGGGGCGTCGGGCGCGGCGGCATTGCTCAGCCAGAAGGTCGGCTGTGCGGTGGTCAACGCGGGCGACGGGCGCCACGAGCATCCGACCCAGGCCCTGTTGGACCTGCTCAGCCTGCGCCGCGCCTTCGGGGACGTGGGCGGGCTGACGGTGGCCATCTGCGGGGACATCGCTCACAGCCGGGTGGCGCGCTCGAATGTGGCGCTGTTGTCGATGATGGGCGCGCGCGTCCGCCTGATCGGGCCGCCGACCCTGGTGCCCGGCGACGCCGACCGTTGGGGTTGCGAGGTCTTCCACGACATGCGCGAGGGGCTCGCCGGCTGCGACGTAGTCATGATGCTGCGCCTGCAACTGGAGCGGATGGATGGGGCGCTGGTCCCCTCGACGCGCGAGTATTTCCGCTTCTGGGGGCTCGACCGCGAAAAACTGGCCTGGGCCGCGCCCGGAGCCAAGGTCATGCATCCCGGCCCGATGAACCGGGGCGTCGAGATCGATTCCGATGTGGCCGACGACCTCACGGTCTCCCTCATTCAGGATCAGGTCGAGATGGGGGTCGCGGCCCGAATGGCGGTCCTGGCTTCCCTCTCGGCCCGTCTGGAGCGCGCGGCATGA
- a CDS encoding acetyl-CoA C-acyltransferase yields MSDPVVIVAFARTPMGGFQGAFNGVKATELGATAVKAAVARAGVPADKIEQIYMGCVLPAGLGQAPARQAAIGAGLGQHVEATTVNKMCGSGLQAVMMASDTLAAGSADIVVAGGMESMTGAPYLMNKHRGGARIGHDVIVDSMYMDGLEDAYTPGKLMGKFAEDSAQTYQFTREQQDAYALESLSRARAAIANGAFAAEITPVEVSGRKGIVTVTEDEQPGKAMPEKIPTLKPAFSKDGTITAANASSISDGAAALVLTRESVARAMHLPIVARIVSHAAHAHEPGLFTTAPVPAMQKALKKAGWSVEDVDLWEINEAFAVVPMIAMQEMGIDHAKLNVNGGATALGHPIGASGARVLTTLIAALQNRGQSKGVASLCIGGGEAVALAVELA; encoded by the coding sequence ATGTCCGATCCCGTCGTCATCGTCGCCTTCGCCCGCACGCCCATGGGCGGCTTCCAGGGAGCCTTCAACGGCGTGAAGGCCACCGAACTGGGCGCCACGGCGGTCAAGGCGGCGGTGGCGCGCGCGGGCGTTCCCGCAGACAAGATCGAGCAGATCTACATGGGCTGCGTCCTGCCCGCCGGTCTGGGCCAGGCTCCGGCGCGTCAGGCCGCCATCGGCGCCGGCCTCGGCCAGCATGTCGAGGCGACGACGGTCAACAAGATGTGCGGCTCGGGCCTGCAGGCCGTGATGATGGCCTCGGACACCCTCGCCGCCGGGTCGGCCGACATCGTCGTCGCGGGCGGCATGGAGTCGATGACCGGCGCCCCCTATCTGATGAACAAGCACCGCGGCGGCGCCCGCATCGGCCACGATGTCATCGTCGACAGCATGTATATGGACGGGCTGGAGGACGCCTACACGCCCGGCAAGCTGATGGGCAAATTCGCCGAGGACTCCGCCCAGACCTATCAGTTCACGCGCGAGCAACAGGACGCCTACGCCCTGGAAAGCCTCAGCCGCGCCCGAGCCGCCATCGCCAACGGCGCCTTCGCCGCGGAAATCACCCCGGTCGAGGTCTCCGGCCGCAAGGGGATCGTCACGGTCACCGAGGACGAACAGCCCGGCAAGGCAATGCCGGAGAAGATCCCGACCCTGAAGCCCGCCTTCTCCAAGGACGGCACCATCACCGCCGCCAACGCCTCGTCCATCAGTGACGGCGCCGCCGCCCTGGTCCTGACCCGCGAGAGCGTGGCCAGGGCGATGCACCTGCCCATCGTCGCCCGCATCGTCTCCCACGCCGCCCACGCCCATGAGCCCGGCCTGTTCACCACCGCCCCCGTCCCGGCCATGCAAAAGGCGCTGAAAAAGGCCGGCTGGTCGGTCGAGGACGTCGATCTGTGGGAGATCAACGAGGCCTTCGCCGTCGTCCCCATGATCGCCATGCAGGAGATGGGCATCGACCACGCCAAGCTGAACGTGAACGGCGGCGCGACCGCCCTGGGTCACCCCATTGGGGCGTCGGGCGCGCGGGTTCTGACCACCCTGATCGCGGCGCTTCAGAACCGGGGCCAGTCCAAGGGCGTCGCATCGCTCTGCATCGGCGGCGGCGAGGCCGTGGCCCTGGCGGTCGAACTGGCCTGA
- the ruvX gene encoding Holliday junction resolvase RuvX, with product MPVMELLDLPAACPPDTAWIGLDLGEQTIGVAASDTTRMIASPLQLIRKTKFTEDARALFKLMDARKVSGLVIGLPVNMDGTEGPRAQSCRAFARNLERIRPVNVAFWDERLSTSAVERFLIDELDLSRKRRAGVVDRTAAAWILQGALDRVRDQQTWV from the coding sequence ATGCCAGTCATGGAGCTTCTCGACCTGCCCGCCGCCTGTCCGCCAGATACGGCCTGGATCGGGCTGGACCTCGGCGAGCAGACCATCGGCGTGGCGGCGTCCGACACCACGCGCATGATCGCCAGCCCGCTGCAGCTGATCCGCAAGACCAAGTTCACCGAGGACGCCAGGGCCCTATTCAAGCTCATGGACGCCAGGAAGGTCTCCGGTCTCGTCATCGGCCTGCCGGTCAACATGGACGGGACGGAAGGACCGCGCGCCCAGTCCTGCCGCGCCTTCGCCCGCAATCTCGAGCGCATCCGGCCCGTCAACGTCGCTTTCTGGGACGAGCGTCTGTCCACTTCGGCCGTCGAGCGCTTCCTGATCGACGAGCTGGACCTGTCGCGCAAACGCCGGGCAGGGGTGGTGGACCGCACCGCCGCCGCCTGGATCCTGCAAGGGGCGCTGGACCGGGTCCGCGACCAGCAGACCTGGGTATGA
- the gatC gene encoding Asp-tRNA(Asn)/Glu-tRNA(Gln) amidotransferase subunit GatC: protein MAIDAETVRKVAHLARIKTPDDRLEPLAGELNGIMAWIDQLGEVDVNGVEPMTSNVAQPLRLREDVVTDGAKVEAVLSNAPKSADGFYVVPKVVE, encoded by the coding sequence ATGGCCATCGACGCTGAGACGGTGCGCAAGGTCGCCCACCTCGCCCGCATCAAGACCCCCGACGACCGCCTGGAACCGCTGGCCGGCGAACTGAACGGCATCATGGCCTGGATCGACCAACTTGGCGAAGTCGACGTGAACGGCGTGGAGCCGATGACGTCCAACGTGGCCCAACCCTTACGCCTGCGCGAGGACGTCGTCACCGACGGCGCCAAGGTCGAAGCCGTCCTGTCCAATGCGCCGAAGTCCGCCGACGGCTTCTACGTCGTGCCCAAGGTGGTCGAATAG
- the pyrC gene encoding dihydroorotase: MSSQAIINARLLDPASDYDGPGSVVIEDGVITRVERGSVAVSATEILDARGLCLSPGLIDIRVRTGEPGAEPKETLKSASLSAAAGGVTTVVIQPDTDPAVDDPSMIDFIQRRGAALNLVNVRAAGAATKARDGKRMAELGLMHEAGALYFTDGDHVIADSRVLSRVMSYATAFNALIACRPADPWLSEGAVATSGELATRLGLSGAPAIAERIQLERDLALVEQTGVRFLVDQVSTEAALEVLARARGRGLEVATSVSINHLCFNEIDIGDYRTFYRLDPPLRPESDRRALIEAVRDGLIEAITSAHTPAPAEDKRRPFAEAAPGAVGLETLLPAALSLHHEEGLDILDVLRPLTHGPATLLGLDAGVLDAGAPADLILFDPGAPVIVDAAALRSKSKNSPFDGRRLQGRVEMTIVGGRVVFEH, encoded by the coding sequence ATGAGTTCGCAGGCGATCATCAACGCCCGGCTGCTGGACCCGGCGAGCGACTACGACGGCCCCGGCTCGGTGGTCATCGAAGACGGCGTCATCACCCGCGTGGAGCGCGGCTCAGTGGCGGTCTCGGCGACGGAAATCCTCGACGCGCGTGGCCTCTGCCTCTCGCCCGGCCTGATCGACATCCGGGTGCGAACCGGCGAGCCCGGCGCAGAGCCCAAGGAGACGCTGAAGTCGGCCAGCCTGTCGGCGGCGGCGGGCGGGGTCACCACGGTGGTCATCCAGCCCGACACCGATCCGGCCGTCGACGACCCGTCGATGATCGACTTTATCCAGCGCCGCGGCGCGGCCCTGAATCTGGTCAATGTTCGCGCAGCGGGGGCGGCGACGAAAGCCAGAGACGGCAAACGGATGGCGGAGCTCGGCCTGATGCACGAGGCCGGCGCCCTCTACTTCACCGACGGCGACCACGTCATCGCCGACAGCCGTGTGCTGTCGCGAGTGATGAGCTACGCCACCGCCTTCAACGCCCTGATCGCCTGTCGTCCGGCCGATCCCTGGCTGAGCGAGGGGGCGGTGGCGACGTCCGGTGAGCTGGCGACGCGTCTGGGCCTGTCGGGCGCGCCGGCCATAGCCGAGCGCATCCAGCTGGAGCGGGACCTGGCCCTCGTCGAACAGACCGGCGTGCGGTTCCTGGTGGATCAGGTCTCGACAGAGGCGGCGCTGGAGGTGCTGGCGCGGGCGCGGGGCCGGGGGCTGGAGGTCGCGACCAGCGTCTCCATCAACCACCTGTGCTTCAACGAGATCGACATCGGCGACTACCGGACCTTCTACCGGCTCGACCCGCCACTACGCCCCGAGAGCGACCGCCGCGCCCTGATCGAGGCCGTCCGCGACGGCCTGATCGAGGCCATCACCTCGGCCCACACGCCCGCGCCCGCCGAGGACAAGCGCCGCCCCTTCGCCGAGGCGGCCCCCGGCGCCGTGGGTCTGGAAACCCTGCTGCCGGCGGCCCTCAGCCTGCACCATGAGGAAGGCCTCGATATCCTCGACGTTCTGCGCCCCCTCACCCACGGTCCGGCGACCTTGTTGGGTCTGGACGCGGGCGTGCTTGACGCCGGAGCGCCGGCGGACCTGATCCTGTTCGATCCGGGCGCGCCGGTGATCGTCGATGCGGCCGCCCTGCGCTCCAAGTCCAAAAACTCGCCGTTCGATGGGCGGAGGCTTCAGGGGCGGGTGGAGATGACGATAGTCGGTGGGCGGGTGGTGTTCGAACACTGA
- the gatA gene encoding Asp-tRNA(Asn)/Glu-tRNA(Gln) amidotransferase subunit GatA has product MSDLTKLTLKAAVDGLKAKDFSSEEITRAFVANIEAANPTLNAYVVTTPEKAIEMAKASDARIAAGTAGALEGAPLGIKDLFCTDGIQTTAGSNMLRGFIPPYESTVTANLWRDGAVMLGKLNMDEFAMGSANETSAFGPVKNPWKSKASNADLTPGGSSGGSASAVAADLCLAATASDTGGSIRQPAAFTGTVGIKPTYGRASRYGMVAFASSLDQAGPITKTVEDAALMLQSMCSFDAKDSTSLDIPTPDWSASVGKSVKGLRIGVPHEYVVDGMPAEIQALWDQGVAWLKDAGCEIVPISLPHTKYALPTYYIVAPAEASSNLARYDGMRFGHRAENAKSLTDLYETSRAEGFGQEVQRRLTIGAYVLSAGFYDAYYVKALKVRRRIAEDFDNVWDQVDAILTPSTPSAAFALGDKQIDPVTMYLNDVFTVTANLAGLPGISVPAGVDSNGLPLGLQVIGKALDEATVFQVGAALEKAAGGVGKPERWW; this is encoded by the coding sequence ATGTCCGATCTGACGAAACTGACGCTGAAGGCCGCCGTCGACGGCTTGAAAGCCAAGGACTTTTCCTCCGAAGAGATCACACGCGCCTTCGTCGCCAACATCGAGGCCGCCAACCCGACCTTGAACGCCTATGTCGTCACGACGCCCGAGAAGGCGATCGAAATGGCCAAGGCGTCCGACGCCCGCATCGCAGCCGGGACCGCCGGCGCCCTGGAAGGCGCGCCGTTGGGCATCAAGGACCTGTTCTGCACCGACGGGATCCAGACGACAGCCGGCTCCAACATGCTGCGCGGCTTCATCCCGCCGTATGAATCCACCGTCACCGCCAACCTGTGGCGCGACGGCGCGGTCATGCTGGGCAAGCTCAACATGGACGAGTTCGCTATGGGCTCGGCCAACGAGACCTCGGCCTTCGGTCCCGTGAAGAACCCCTGGAAATCGAAGGCTTCCAACGCCGACCTGACCCCGGGCGGTTCGTCGGGCGGTTCGGCCTCGGCTGTCGCCGCCGACCTGTGCCTGGCCGCCACCGCGTCTGACACCGGCGGCTCGATCCGCCAGCCCGCCGCCTTCACCGGCACGGTCGGGATCAAGCCCACCTACGGCCGCGCCAGCCGCTACGGCATGGTCGCCTTCGCCTCGTCGCTCGATCAGGCCGGACCGATCACCAAGACGGTCGAGGACGCGGCCCTGATGCTGCAGTCCATGTGCAGCTTTGACGCCAAGGATTCGACCAGCCTCGACATCCCGACGCCCGACTGGTCGGCGTCCGTCGGCAAGTCGGTCAAGGGCCTGCGCATCGGCGTCCCGCACGAGTACGTCGTCGACGGCATGCCCGCCGAGATTCAGGCCCTGTGGGATCAGGGCGTGGCCTGGCTGAAGGACGCCGGCTGCGAGATCGTGCCGATCAGCCTGCCGCACACCAAATACGCCCTGCCGACCTATTACATCGTCGCCCCGGCCGAGGCCTCCTCGAACCTGGCCCGCTACGACGGCATGCGTTTCGGCCACCGCGCCGAGAACGCCAAATCCCTGACCGACCTCTACGAGACCTCGCGCGCCGAGGGCTTCGGCCAGGAGGTCCAGCGTCGCCTGACCATCGGCGCCTATGTGCTGTCGGCCGGATTCTACGACGCCTATTATGTGAAGGCCCTGAAGGTCCGCCGCCGCATCGCCGAGGACTTCGACAATGTCTGGGATCAGGTCGACGCCATCCTGACGCCGTCCACCCCGTCGGCCGCCTTCGCCTTGGGCGACAAGCAGATCGACCCGGTGACGATGTACCTGAACGACGTGTTCACGGTGACGGCCAACCTCGCGGGCTTGCCGGGGATCTCGGTGCCGGCGGGCGTCGATTCCAACGGCCTGCCGCTGGGTCTTCAGGTCATCGGCAAGGCGCTGGACGAAGCGACGGTCTTCCAGGTTGGCGCGGCGCTGGAGAAGGCCGCAGGCGGCGTCGGCAAGCCCGAGCGCTGGTGGTGA
- a CDS encoding DUF2164 domain-containing protein produces MKPIVFSKEEQADLIPRIKAFVRDELDTDIGDLQASMLLDFFTEKMGHAVYNRAVYDAQALIAAKADEMAEALYTLERKP; encoded by the coding sequence ATGAAGCCCATCGTCTTTTCGAAGGAGGAGCAGGCCGACCTGATCCCGCGCATCAAAGCCTTCGTGCGCGACGAACTCGACACCGACATCGGCGACCTCCAGGCGTCGATGCTGCTGGACTTCTTCACCGAAAAAATGGGCCACGCCGTCTACAACCGCGCCGTCTACGACGCCCAGGCCCTCATCGCTGCGAAAGCGGACGAGATGGCTGAGGCGCTCTATACGCTCGAGCGGAAGCCTTGA